The Candidatus Arthromitus sp. SFB-mouse-Japan genome includes a region encoding these proteins:
- the rapZ gene encoding RNase adapter RapZ — protein sequence MEIIIVTGLSGAGKTQVIRELEDLNYFCVDNMPPQFAQKFGELCKQTNGNVSKLVFVIDIRGREFFDYIDSVLEWFENNSIIYKILFLDCSDEILIRRFKETRRLHPLSYDGKILSGILKERKKLEFLRKKSNLIIDTSDLKVQELKKRVRDFICGEYIENDFIVQIVSFGYKYGIPLECDLTFDVRFIENPFYVANLKKLTGIDKEVRDFVLKNYVCKEFLIKLEDIIKFLLPNYRKEGKKHLTIGIGCTGGQHRSVAISEELYNILYNYKNYKVIVEHRDVSKNIN from the coding sequence ATGGAAATTATTATAGTTACAGGGCTTTCAGGAGCGGGGAAGACTCAAGTAATTAGAGAACTTGAAGATTTAAATTATTTTTGTGTTGATAATATGCCACCACAATTTGCACAAAAATTTGGTGAATTATGTAAACAGACGAATGGTAATGTTTCTAAACTTGTTTTTGTTATAGATATACGGGGCAGGGAATTTTTTGATTATATAGATAGTGTTTTAGAATGGTTTGAAAATAATTCTATAATTTATAAGATATTGTTTTTAGATTGTTCTGATGAAATTTTAATTAGAAGGTTTAAGGAAACTAGAAGGTTACATCCATTATCTTATGATGGTAAGATTTTAAGTGGAATATTGAAAGAGAGGAAAAAATTAGAATTTCTTAGGAAAAAGTCTAATTTAATTATAGATACTTCGGACTTAAAAGTACAGGAATTGAAAAAGAGAGTAAGAGATTTTATATGTGGAGAGTATATAGAGAATGATTTTATAGTACAAATAGTTTCTTTTGGATATAAATATGGAATACCTTTAGAATGCGATTTAACATTTGATGTTAGGTTTATAGAAAATCCATTTTATGTAGCAAATCTAAAAAAGTTAACAGGAATTGATAAGGAAGTTAGGGATTTTGTATTAAAAAATTACGTGTGTAAGGAATTTTTGATAAAGTTAGAAGATATTATAAAATTTTTATTACCAAATTATAGAAAAGAAGGCAAAAAACACTTAACAATTGGGATTGGATGTACAGGAGGACAACATAGATCTGTTGCTATATCAGAAGAATTATATAATATTTTGTATAATTATAAAAATTATAAGGTTATTGTAGAGCATAGAGATGTTAGTAAAAATATTAATTAA
- the murB gene encoding UDP-N-acetylmuramate dehydrogenase, with translation MYSDYKILLERLKFILSSEKIRMDELMKKHTTFKLGGICDIMIFPSTEEELIESIKCIIKNKVPYFILGCGSNILVKDKGIRGVVVNLTKFNKIVVENNIIRAQSGSSLSDIATIAKDNSLSGFAFACGIPGTIGGAVNMNAGAYGGEMSNIVLGVRVIDLNGEVFYISRENMEFGYRTTTIMKNKYLVISCDISLKRGRKEEIYDEMKELMYKRKLKQPIEYPSAGSIFKRPEGYFAGKLIDDCGLRGYIHKNVMVSEKHCGFIVTRNENATTSEVLELINIVKDKVYNKFNVILEMEVKVVGED, from the coding sequence ATGTATAGTGATTATAAGATTTTATTAGAACGGTTAAAATTTATTTTATCCTCTGAAAAAATAAGGATGGATGAGTTGATGAAAAAACATACAACTTTTAAATTAGGTGGAATTTGCGATATTATGATTTTTCCATCAACTGAAGAAGAACTTATAGAATCTATAAAATGTATTATAAAGAATAAAGTTCCTTACTTTATTCTAGGGTGTGGATCTAATATTTTAGTTAAGGATAAGGGTATTAGGGGAGTTGTGGTAAATCTAACTAAATTTAATAAAATAGTTGTCGAGAATAATATAATAAGAGCTCAATCTGGGTCAAGTTTATCAGATATAGCTACGATTGCAAAAGACAACTCACTATCTGGATTTGCTTTTGCCTGTGGAATACCTGGAACTATTGGAGGCGCTGTAAATATGAATGCGGGAGCATATGGTGGAGAAATGAGTAATATTGTACTTGGAGTTAGGGTTATTGATTTAAATGGAGAAGTATTTTATATATCTAGGGAAAATATGGAGTTCGGATATAGAACAACTACAATAATGAAAAATAAGTATTTAGTTATAAGTTGTGATATATCTTTAAAAAGGGGTAGAAAAGAAGAAATTTACGATGAAATGAAGGAATTAATGTACAAAAGAAAATTGAAACAACCTATTGAGTATCCTTCAGCAGGAAGCATTTTTAAACGTCCTGAAGGTTATTTTGCAGGAAAGCTTATAGATGATTGTGGTCTTAGAGGTTATATACACAAAAATGTAATGGTATCTGAGAAACATTGTGGATTTATTGTCACAAGAAATGAAAATGCCACAACTAGTGAAGTTTTAGAATTAATAAATATAGTAAAAGACAAGGTATACAATAAATTTAATGTTATATTAGAGATGGAAGTAAAGGTTGTTGGAGAGGATTAG
- a CDS encoding gluconeogenesis factor YvcK family protein — protein sequence MELFNKFCNNPKVVVIGGGTGIPTILRGIKKFTNCITSVVTVADDGGGSGILRDELGILPPGDIRNCLIALANTEPIMEELLKYRFSDGNLKNQSFGNLFIAAMIGITNNFESAIKAISDVLAITGKVLPVTNENIVLEAKLHNGIIVRGESKIPEEVIKYNSNIKEISIIPSDAKPINDCINEILNADAIVFGPGSLYTSILPNLKIKGICDSINKNNGKHIYVANIMTQYGETQGYTLYDHVKSIFYNTDILKLDYIIVNDGKLSREYEKRYKIKNSELVYCDYEKFENMNVKIVKDNLIKIENGFIRHDEDKVSKIIMNIINHDFK from the coding sequence GTGGAGTTATTTAATAAATTTTGCAATAATCCTAAAGTTGTGGTTATAGGAGGTGGGACAGGCATTCCGACAATTCTTAGGGGAATTAAAAAGTTTACCAATTGCATTACATCAGTAGTTACTGTCGCTGATGATGGTGGAGGATCTGGGATTTTAAGAGATGAGTTAGGGATATTACCACCTGGGGATATAAGAAATTGTTTGATAGCACTTGCAAATACAGAACCTATAATGGAAGAACTTTTGAAATATAGGTTTAGTGATGGTAATCTAAAAAATCAAAGTTTTGGGAATCTATTTATAGCAGCTATGATAGGAATTACTAATAATTTTGAGAGTGCAATAAAGGCTATAAGTGATGTTTTAGCTATAACAGGTAAGGTATTACCTGTTACTAATGAGAATATAGTTCTTGAAGCTAAACTACATAATGGAATTATTGTTAGAGGTGAATCTAAAATTCCTGAAGAGGTAATAAAATATAATAGCAATATTAAGGAAATATCAATAATACCTAGTGATGCAAAACCTATAAATGATTGCATTAATGAAATATTAAATGCTGATGCTATTGTTTTTGGACCAGGAAGTTTATATACAAGTATATTGCCTAATTTAAAGATAAAAGGAATTTGTGATTCTATAAACAAAAATAATGGAAAGCATATTTATGTGGCTAATATTATGACTCAATATGGTGAAACTCAGGGTTATACTCTATATGATCATGTTAAAAGCATATTTTATAATACGGATATTTTAAAACTAGATTATATTATTGTAAATGATGGCAAATTATCTAGAGAATATGAGAAAAGATATAAGATTAAAAATTCTGAGCTTGTATATTGTGATTATGAGAAATTTGAGAATATGAACGTAAAAATAGTTAAGGATAATTTGATAAAAATAGAAAATGGTTTTATAAGACATGATGAAGATAAAGTATCTAAAATTATAATGAATATTATTAATCATGATTTCAAATAA
- a CDS encoding peptidoglycan D,D-transpeptidase FtsI family protein yields the protein MNKNLKIISFMFSFLFLVIISSLIYFLVFRSTYYSNHSLNKRISQERSKFIRGKILDRDGNVVAYTTEDGQKRIYPYGEALVHPIGYADIKYGMSGIENDMDEYLREPRGFISSIKSFFGYEDVHGSDVKLTIDSELQSYAYESLGNNKGAIVVMNPKTGEIYALVSKPSFDPNNLNEIWDSLIMEGTAPLYNRAINGKYPPGSTFKVITSASSIENIDGALNRKFKDDGFIDFNGVDKLYNQNRIAFGEMSLKDAFIRSSNVVFGNLALELGNSELKKYAERFYFNRDLDLKGLNVSNSYFPELNDHETGLIAQTGIGQGSILVTPINLALISSAIANNGIMMRPYIVDEVLNSYGDIINKCSKFILSKPIKCKTASIISSYMRGVVENNLSHISEFSSIKAVGKTGTADYKNGDEDGVPHSLFIGFAPYDNPKVSISVVVEGGGEGRGIASEISSNVMKKAIELIE from the coding sequence ATGAATAAGAACTTGAAAATAATATCATTTATGTTTTCGTTTTTATTCCTAGTTATTATATCTTCTTTAATATATTTTTTGGTATTTAGATCTACATATTATTCGAATCATAGTTTAAATAAAAGAATATCACAAGAAAGATCTAAGTTTATCAGAGGGAAAATTTTAGATAGAGATGGAAATGTGGTAGCGTACACAACTGAAGATGGACAAAAAAGGATTTATCCTTATGGTGAGGCTTTAGTACATCCAATAGGTTATGCAGATATTAAATATGGGATGTCTGGAATTGAAAATGATATGGATGAGTATTTGAGGGAACCAAGAGGATTTATAAGCAGTATCAAATCTTTTTTTGGTTATGAGGATGTACATGGTAGTGATGTTAAATTAACTATAGATAGTGAACTTCAGAGTTACGCATATGAATCTTTAGGAAATAATAAGGGAGCTATTGTTGTTATGAATCCTAAAACTGGGGAGATTTATGCTCTTGTGAGTAAACCATCGTTTGATCCAAATAATTTAAATGAGATTTGGGATAGTTTGATAATGGAAGGGACTGCTCCTTTGTATAATAGAGCGATAAACGGTAAGTATCCACCAGGATCTACCTTTAAGGTTATAACATCAGCTTCATCTATAGAAAATATTGATGGTGCACTTAATAGAAAATTTAAGGATGATGGTTTTATTGATTTTAATGGAGTAGATAAATTATATAATCAAAACAGGATAGCCTTTGGAGAGATGAGTTTGAAGGATGCCTTTATAAGATCTAGTAATGTTGTATTTGGAAATTTAGCGTTAGAACTTGGAAATAGTGAACTTAAAAAGTATGCTGAAAGATTCTATTTTAATAGGGATTTGGATTTGAAAGGGTTAAATGTTTCTAATAGTTATTTTCCGGAATTAAATGATCATGAGACTGGACTTATTGCACAAACTGGAATTGGTCAGGGGTCTATATTAGTTACTCCGATTAATCTTGCTTTAATATCGAGTGCGATTGCAAATAATGGTATTATGATGAGGCCTTACATAGTAGATGAAGTATTAAATTCATATGGAGATATTATAAACAAGTGTTCAAAGTTTATATTATCTAAGCCTATAAAATGTAAGACTGCATCTATTATATCTTCATATATGAGGGGCGTTGTTGAGAATAATTTATCTCATATAAGTGAATTTTCATCTATTAAGGCAGTTGGAAAAACGGGAACTGCAGATTATAAAAATGGAGATGAAGATGGTGTTCCTCATTCTTTATTTATAGGTTTTGCCCCATATGATAATCCTAAAGTTTCTATATCAGTAGTAGTTGAAGGTGGAGGAGAAGGTAGAGGAATTGCATCTGAGATTTCTTCTAATGTTATGAAAAAAGCGATTGAATTGATTGAGTAA
- the uvrC gene encoding excinuclease ABC subunit UvrC codes for MFDIKYNISILPESPGVYIMKDSNTNVIYIGKAKNLKKRVSQYFRKTQNHSEKTRSLVKNILEFEYIVTENEIEALILEDSLIKKYQPKYNILLKDDKTYPFIKITTNEDFPRIFSTKNYIKDGNLYFGPFTSMNSVNEIISLVKSYFLIRNCKIHIKDGVISCRPCIYYQTKRCKAPCYGLISKIEYNEMIKEIIDILSGKSKDSILNLLKNQMLRHSENLEYEQAMSIRDKIEGIKLIFEKQSIFSGRENSEDYINIFRYDNEACVQIFFLRNGRVVGREHFIFENIMGDNDEHIIEQFIKSYYGGTTQIPNYIYSPEFLDKDNIEKWINIKSKRKVYFKSPKSGEKKELFDLVRKNARIMLDKFKNNKYLCSVERKSEYLDELKDVLGLEFKIDRIEAYDISNISGFDSVGSMVVFNNGIPNKTQYRRFKIKNVQGSDDYKSMKEILNRRFEHALKEIKCIQEGELEHTYGKFCIFPDLILVDGGRGHISSVEEVLEKFNINLPVCGMVKDDRHRTRGLVYKNQELNISSTLIKFITRVQDEVHRYAITYHRSLRDRRSLGSILDEIPNIGSKRRRELLMYFNSVDAIKKASIDELLKVPSMNKSASESILEFFNKSR; via the coding sequence GTGTTTGATATAAAGTATAATATTAGTATTTTGCCAGAATCTCCTGGGGTTTATATAATGAAAGATAGCAATACGAATGTTATATACATTGGTAAGGCTAAGAATTTAAAAAAAAGAGTTTCGCAATATTTTAGAAAAACTCAGAATCATTCAGAAAAAACTAGATCTCTTGTAAAAAATATATTAGAGTTTGAATACATAGTAACCGAAAATGAGATAGAAGCATTGATATTAGAGGATAGTTTGATAAAGAAGTATCAGCCTAAGTATAATATTTTACTTAAAGATGATAAGACATATCCATTTATAAAGATAACAACAAATGAGGATTTTCCAAGGATATTTTCTACGAAGAATTATATAAAAGATGGAAATTTATATTTTGGTCCTTTTACTTCTATGAATTCTGTTAATGAGATAATATCACTTGTTAAGAGTTATTTTTTAATAAGAAATTGTAAAATACATATAAAAGATGGAGTCATATCATGTAGACCATGTATTTATTATCAAACTAAGAGATGCAAAGCACCTTGTTATGGACTTATATCAAAAATTGAATATAATGAAATGATAAAAGAAATTATTGATATATTAAGTGGTAAAAGTAAAGACTCTATTTTAAATTTATTGAAGAATCAAATGCTTAGACACTCTGAAAATTTGGAGTATGAGCAGGCTATGAGTATAAGAGATAAAATAGAGGGTATAAAACTAATTTTTGAGAAGCAAAGCATTTTTTCTGGGAGAGAGAACTCTGAAGATTATATAAATATTTTTAGATATGATAATGAAGCGTGTGTACAGATATTTTTTCTAAGGAATGGAAGAGTAGTTGGAAGAGAGCATTTTATATTTGAAAATATTATGGGTGATAATGATGAACATATAATTGAACAGTTTATTAAGAGTTATTATGGAGGCACCACTCAAATTCCCAATTATATATATTCACCAGAGTTTTTAGATAAAGATAATATAGAGAAATGGATTAATATAAAATCTAAAAGGAAAGTTTATTTTAAATCTCCAAAGAGTGGTGAAAAAAAAGAGTTATTTGATTTAGTAAGGAAAAATGCAAGAATTATGCTCGATAAATTTAAGAATAATAAGTATTTATGTTCAGTTGAGAGAAAGAGTGAGTATTTGGATGAACTTAAAGATGTTTTAGGTTTAGAATTTAAGATAGATAGAATTGAAGCTTATGATATTTCCAATATAAGCGGATTTGATTCAGTTGGTAGCATGGTTGTATTTAATAATGGAATACCTAATAAAACTCAGTATAGAAGGTTTAAAATAAAAAATGTACAAGGTTCTGATGATTATAAAAGTATGAAAGAAATATTGAATAGGAGATTTGAGCATGCCTTGAAAGAAATTAAATGTATACAGGAAGGTGAATTAGAGCATACTTATGGGAAATTTTGTATATTTCCAGATTTGATATTAGTAGATGGTGGACGTGGACATATTAGTTCGGTAGAAGAGGTTCTTGAAAAGTTTAATATAAATTTACCTGTTTGTGGAATGGTTAAGGATGATAGGCATAGAACTAGGGGACTTGTATATAAAAATCAAGAGTTGAATATTTCAAGTACATTGATTAAATTTATTACAAGAGTGCAAGATGAAGTTCATAGATATGCTATAACTTATCATAGGAGTTTAAGAGATAGGAGAAGTTTGGGTTCTATACTAGATGAAATACCTAATATTGGGAGTAAAAGGAGGAGAGAACTTTTGATGTATTTTAATAGTGTTGATGCTATTAAAAAGGCATCAATAGATGAGCTTTTAAAGGTCCCAAGCATGAATAAATCAGCAAGTGAATCGATATTAGAGTTTTTTAATAAGAGTAGATAG
- the uvrA gene encoding excinuclease ABC subunit UvrA, with protein MMEYIEIKGARVNNLKNCDVKFPRNKLVLFTGVSGSGKTSLAFDTLYAEGQRRYVESLSTYARQFLGQMDKPEVDAITGLSPAISIDQKTTSRNPRSTVGTVTEIYDYLRLLYSRAGTPHCYKCGKEIKRQTIDQIVDSIMDIGEGSKIQIFSPIVKNQKGRHEKLIENIKMQGFVRARIDGEVYDLSEETIDLNKNKKHTIEILVDRIVIKNSSRGRVFESVESSLKFSDGLVIVDVVGRGEILFSEKFSCIDCQISISELEPRSFSFNAPFGKCDECDGIGRKFEIDKKLLVNEELSILEGCINSIGENALKESSWSFKIFKALSEKYNFSLDEPFKNLNDEVKDIILNGVKEKVCVKYGDEGNTYNYKFEGIINILKRRYRDSSSNNVRQDIERYMSNKVCEKCNGARLKPEVLAVRFNGINIYELTCMSIEDSIKFLDGIELHGKNKIISEAIINEIRSRLSFLNNVGLSYLNLARTASTLSGGESQRIRLATQIGSSLVGVLYVLDEPSIGLHQRDNDKLIETLKNLRDIGNSVVVVEHDEDTIREADFIVDIGKFAGDQGGDVVYQGDYCGILDCKDSITGAYLRGEKVILVPECRRSGNGKFIEVLGCSENNLKNISVDIPLGTLTLVTGVSGSGKSTFVNQILYKGINKELNNSKDKPGIFKEIKGIENIDKIIDIDQSPIGRTPRSNPATYIGVFDYIRELFATTNDSKVRGYKQGRFSFNVKGGRCEACQGDGVIKIEMQFLSDVYVNCEVCKGTRYNKETLEVKYKDKNISDILNMTVHEAMEFFESIPKIYNKIKTLNDVGLSYIKLGQSSTTLSGGEAQRVKLANELSKKSTGRTLYILDEPTTGLHVYDVSKLVEILHMLVNNGNTVIVIEHNLDVIKNADHIIDLGPEGGSLGGDIIAKGTPEEICLVKKSYTGKYLRKYLNIE; from the coding sequence ATAATGGAATATATTGAGATAAAGGGTGCTAGGGTTAATAATTTGAAAAATTGTGATGTTAAGTTTCCAAGGAATAAACTTGTTCTATTTACTGGAGTTTCAGGATCTGGTAAAACTTCCTTAGCATTTGATACTTTGTATGCGGAAGGGCAGAGGAGATATGTTGAATCGTTGTCTACATATGCAAGGCAATTTTTAGGTCAAATGGATAAACCAGAAGTTGATGCAATAACTGGGTTATCTCCAGCTATATCAATCGATCAAAAAACAACTTCAAGGAATCCAAGATCTACAGTTGGTACTGTAACTGAGATATATGATTATTTAAGGCTTTTATATTCAAGAGCTGGAACTCCTCATTGTTATAAATGTGGCAAAGAGATAAAAAGACAAACTATAGATCAAATAGTAGATAGTATAATGGATATTGGTGAAGGATCTAAGATTCAGATATTTTCTCCTATTGTTAAAAATCAAAAAGGTAGACATGAAAAGCTTATAGAGAATATTAAAATGCAAGGATTTGTAAGGGCTCGCATAGATGGAGAAGTTTATGATTTATCAGAAGAAACTATAGATTTAAATAAAAACAAGAAACATACCATAGAGATTTTGGTTGATAGAATTGTAATTAAGAATTCATCAAGAGGAAGAGTTTTTGAGTCTGTTGAGAGTAGTTTGAAATTTTCTGATGGACTTGTAATTGTTGATGTTGTGGGTAGAGGAGAGATACTTTTTTCAGAGAAATTTTCTTGTATTGATTGTCAAATAAGTATATCAGAGCTTGAGCCAAGAAGTTTTTCTTTCAATGCTCCTTTTGGTAAATGTGATGAATGTGATGGTATTGGTAGGAAGTTTGAGATAGATAAGAAGTTACTTGTAAATGAAGAACTTTCTATTTTAGAAGGATGTATAAATAGTATTGGAGAAAATGCCTTAAAAGAGAGTAGTTGGAGTTTTAAGATATTTAAGGCTTTGAGTGAAAAGTATAATTTTTCTTTAGATGAACCGTTTAAAAATTTGAATGACGAGGTAAAAGATATAATATTAAATGGAGTGAAGGAGAAGGTATGCGTTAAGTATGGTGATGAAGGAAATACATATAATTATAAATTTGAAGGAATTATAAATATTTTAAAGAGAAGATATAGGGATAGTTCATCAAATAATGTTAGACAAGATATTGAAAGATATATGTCAAATAAAGTTTGTGAGAAATGTAATGGTGCCAGGCTTAAACCTGAAGTTTTAGCTGTTAGGTTTAATGGAATTAACATATATGAATTAACTTGTATGAGTATAGAAGATTCTATAAAGTTCTTAGATGGAATTGAGCTTCATGGGAAAAATAAAATTATATCAGAAGCTATAATTAATGAAATTAGGAGTAGACTATCTTTTTTAAACAATGTTGGATTATCTTATTTAAATTTGGCTAGAACAGCCTCCACTCTTTCAGGTGGTGAATCGCAGAGAATAAGACTTGCAACACAAATAGGATCAAGTTTAGTTGGAGTTTTATATGTTTTAGATGAGCCAAGTATTGGTCTTCATCAAAGAGATAATGATAAGCTCATAGAGACTCTTAAAAATTTAAGAGACATTGGGAATAGTGTTGTAGTTGTCGAGCATGATGAAGATACTATAAGAGAGGCGGACTTTATAGTAGATATAGGTAAGTTTGCAGGAGATCAGGGAGGAGATGTTGTTTATCAAGGAGATTATTGTGGAATTCTAGATTGTAAGGATTCTATAACAGGAGCTTATTTAAGAGGGGAAAAAGTTATTTTAGTTCCAGAGTGTAGGAGGAGCGGTAATGGTAAATTTATAGAAGTTTTGGGTTGTAGCGAAAATAATTTAAAAAATATTTCAGTAGATATACCACTTGGGACATTAACTTTAGTCACAGGGGTTTCTGGATCTGGAAAAAGTACTTTTGTAAACCAGATTTTGTATAAAGGGATAAATAAAGAATTAAATAATTCTAAAGATAAGCCTGGAATATTTAAAGAGATAAAAGGTATAGAAAATATAGATAAAATAATTGATATAGATCAGTCTCCTATTGGGAGAACTCCTAGATCAAATCCAGCTACATATATAGGAGTATTTGATTATATAAGAGAATTGTTTGCGACAACAAATGATTCAAAGGTTCGAGGATATAAGCAGGGCAGGTTTAGTTTTAATGTTAAAGGGGGAAGATGTGAGGCTTGCCAAGGTGATGGAGTTATAAAAATAGAGATGCAGTTTTTATCTGATGTATATGTGAATTGCGAGGTGTGTAAGGGTACAAGATACAATAAGGAAACACTAGAAGTTAAATACAAGGATAAGAATATATCTGATATTCTTAACATGACTGTACATGAGGCTATGGAATTTTTTGAATCTATACCTAAAATATATAATAAGATAAAGACATTGAATGATGTGGGATTATCTTATATAAAACTTGGTCAAAGTTCTACTACATTATCAGGTGGAGAAGCACAGAGAGTTAAGCTTGCGAATGAGTTATCTAAAAAGAGTACTGGTAGAACTCTTTATATATTAGATGAACCAACAACAGGTCTTCATGTATATGATGTAAGTAAGCTTGTAGAAATTTTACATATGCTGGTTAATAATGGGAATACTGTAATTGTTATAGAACATAATTTAGATGTTATAAAGAATGCTGATCATATTATTGATTTAGGTCCTGAAGGTGGATCTTTAGGTGGAGATATTATAGCTAAGGGTACACCAGAAGAAATTTGTTTAGTAAAGAAGTCTTATACAGGTAAATATTTAAGGAAATATTTGAACATTGAATAG
- a CDS encoding FtsW/RodA/SpoVE family cell cycle protein — MVENVNEKKLYFVLNLILSIIVFLNLLVGKRSIDFYLCFISISYILIISIVSLLQFLVFKVDSSLNLIVNLFVLLGLTIIYRINPAMAFKQCILFLFGYIFYLLIMFFGRNIHEFVRFKWIYFFLSLVLMSLSFLFGEYINGSKNWISFFGITFQPSEFGKIFVILYLSSILRNNRDKIDKYMAIFLILFSLIFLILQKDLGTAIIIIFLSMLMYYIRTSKYKFLLIIIIATLILGVLAYINFPHVRVRIHAWLNPESDPNFTTYQVLQGFFAMGSGGFLGRGLYRGNLELIPVNYTDYIFVSIVEELGIFTGILITLLYFLFFIKVMKNSMKMKAKDESKLLMVGFNIIIALQTTIILGGVLNLIPLTGITLPFISYGGSSIISMFIMFGIMQKLLEGDFL; from the coding sequence ATGGTAGAAAACGTAAATGAAAAGAAACTATACTTTGTACTTAACCTGATCTTATCTATTATAGTATTTTTAAATTTACTTGTAGGTAAAAGGAGCATAGATTTTTATCTATGCTTTATATCAATATCGTACATATTAATCATATCTATTGTATCCTTATTGCAATTTTTAGTATTTAAAGTGGATAGTTCTTTAAACTTAATTGTGAATTTATTTGTCCTGCTTGGGCTCACTATTATATATAGAATAAATCCAGCTATGGCCTTTAAACAGTGTATATTATTTTTGTTTGGATATATATTCTACTTGCTTATTATGTTTTTCGGGAGAAATATACATGAGTTTGTTAGATTTAAATGGATATACTTTTTTTTATCTCTTGTACTCATGAGTTTATCCTTTTTATTTGGGGAATACATAAATGGATCTAAAAATTGGATTTCTTTTTTTGGTATAACATTTCAGCCTTCTGAATTTGGTAAAATTTTTGTAATTTTATATCTTTCATCTATACTTAGAAATAACAGGGATAAGATAGATAAATATATGGCTATATTTTTGATATTATTTAGTTTGATATTTTTAATACTTCAAAAGGATTTGGGTACAGCTATTATTATAATTTTTTTAAGCATGCTTATGTATTATATAAGAACCTCTAAATATAAGTTTTTATTAATTATAATTATAGCTACTTTAATACTTGGAGTACTTGCGTATATTAATTTTCCTCATGTAAGGGTTCGCATTCATGCTTGGCTAAATCCTGAAAGTGATCCTAATTTTACGACATATCAGGTTTTACAAGGATTTTTTGCTATGGGATCTGGAGGTTTTTTAGGAAGGGGATTATATCGAGGTAATTTAGAGCTTATACCTGTCAATTATACTGATTATATATTTGTTTCTATTGTAGAGGAGCTTGGTATATTTACAGGTATACTTATAACTTTGTTGTATTTTTTATTTTTTATTAAGGTTATGAAAAATAGTATGAAAATGAAAGCTAAGGATGAGAGTAAGCTTCTTATGGTTGGGTTTAATATAATAATTGCACTTCAGACTACAATTATTTTGGGAGGAGTGTTGAATCTAATACCTTTAACTGGAATAACACTACCTTTTATAAGTTATGGAGGGAGCTCAATTATAAGCATGTTTATTATGTTTGGTATTATGCAAAAATTATTAGAAGGTGATTTTTTATGA